In Elaeis guineensis isolate ETL-2024a chromosome 1, EG11, whole genome shotgun sequence, a genomic segment contains:
- the LOC105033056 gene encoding uncharacterized protein isoform X1 has translation MGGACSRKRDLVDESDTRTTSGRYSKSGSSRWLLFSLSRSGADVARRGQGKCPSLMELCVAKVREDINKYSSFSMLPRDISQQIFDELVESRCLTDVSLKAFHDCALQDIHLGEYPGVKDNWMGIISSQGQSLLSLDISYSDVTDSGLVLLKDCSNVQDLTFNYCDHISDHGLEHLSGLSNLTSLSFKKSTAITAEGMRAFTNLVNLVNLDLERCLKIHGGLIHLKALTKLESINIRYCNCITDADMKPLSGLMNLKELQMSCCRVTDAGIAHLKGLSKLSHLNLEGCPVTAACLEVISGFISLLILNLNRCGLSDDGCEKLAGLLKLKVLNLGFNNITDTSLVHLKDLINLESLNLDSCKIGDEGLLNLKGLLQLKSLELSDTEVGSNGLRHLSGLHNLESINLSFTLVSDSGLRKLSGLTSLKSLNLDARQITDAGLSALTSLTGLTHLDLFGARITDFGTNCFRCFKNLQSLELCGGSITDAGVKNIKDLTSLTLLNLSQNCNLTDKTLELISGLTALVSLNVSNSRITNAGLQHLKPLKNLRSLSLESCKVTATEIKKLQLAALPNLISVRPE, from the exons ATGGGGGGAGCTTGTTCAAGGAAAAGGGACCTGGTTGACGAAAGTGATACGCGGACAACGTCTGGGCGGTACTCTAAAAGTGGCAGTTCAAGATGGTTATTGTTCTCGTTGTCTCGCAGTGGTGCAGATGTTGCTCGTAGAGGGCAGGGGAAGTGTCCATCCCTTATGGAACTATGCGTTGCAAAAGTTCGTGAG GATATCAATAAGTATAGCAGCTTTTCCATGCTGCCCAGAGATATAAGCCAGCAGATATTTGATGAATTGGTGGAATCTCGCTGCCTGACTGATGTGTCTCTCAAAGCCTTTCATGATTGTGCTCTTCAG GATATCCATTTGGGAGAGTACCCAGGAGTGAAGGACAATTGGATGGGCATAATTTCTTCCCAAGGGCAATCCTTGCTCTCCCTTGATATTTCTTATTCTGATGTAACGGATTCCGGGCTGGTCCTTCTCAAAGATTGCTCCAATGTACAAGACTTGACATTTAATTACTGTGACCATATTTCAGATCACGGTCTTGAGCACTTGTCTG GTCTTTCAAACTTGACATCCTTGAGTTTTAAGAAGAGCACTGCTATCACTGCGGAAGGAATGAGGGCTTTTACCAATTTAGTTAACTTGGTAAATTTGGATCTTGAGAGATGCTTAAAGATTCATGGTGGTCTGATTCATTTGAAAG CTTTAACTAAACTCGagtctattaatatcagatactGCAATTGTATAACAGATGCAGATATGAAGCCTCTTTCAG GTCTTATGAACTTAAAGGAATTGCAAATGTCGTGCTGTAGAGTTACAGATGCTGGCATTGCTCATTTGAAAG GTTTATCTAAACTTTCTCACTTGAACCTGGAGGGATGTCCGGTGACTGCTGCTTGCTTGGAGGTTATTTCAG GGTTTATTTCACTGCTGATTTTGAATCTCAACCGGTGTGGTCTGTCTGATGATGGCTGTGAGAAGCTGGCTG GGCTTTTGAAGTTGAAAGTCTTGAACTTGGGATTCAACAACATCACAGACACATCTCTGGTGCATCTAAAAG atttgatcaatttggagagCTTGAACTTGGATTCTTGTAAGATTGGTGATGAAGGTTTGTTAAACTTAAAAG GCCTTTTGCAATTGAAAAGCTTGGAGCTGTCGGACACAGAAGTTGGAAGCAATGGGCTTCGTCATCTCTCTG GTTTGCACAACTTGGAGAGTATCAATCTGTCCTTTACTTTGGTCAGTGATAGTGGTTTGAGGAAGCTGTCTGGTTTGACATCCCTTAAATCACTTAATCTGGATGCTCGCCAAATCACAGATGCAGGCTTATCAGCTCTTACAA GTCTTACTGGATTAACTCATCTGGATCTTTTTGGAGCTCGTATCACAGACTTTGGAACAAACTGCTTCCGAT GTTTCAAGAACCTGCAGTCCCTCGAGTTATGTGGTGGTTCAATTACTGATGCTGGTGTGAAGAACATCAAAGACCTTACATCATTGACTCTCTTAAACCTGTCTCAAAATTGCAACCTCACAGATAAGACTCTGGAATTGATTTCTG GACTGACTGCATTGGTTTCTCTGAACGTGTCCAATTCACGCATCACCAATGCTGGATTGCAGCATCTGAAACCCTTGAAGAATCTGAGATCTCTTTCCCTGGAGTCCTGCAAAGTGACCGCTACTGAGATAAAAAAGCTTCAATTGGCTGCCCTTCCTAATCTGATTAGCGTTCGCCCCGAGTAA
- the LOC105033056 gene encoding uncharacterized protein isoform X2: protein MGGACSRKRDLVDESDTRTTSGRYSKSGSSRWLLFSLSRSGADVARRGQGKCPSLMELCVAKVREDINKYSSFSMLPRDISQQIFDELVESRCLTDVSLKAFHDCALQDIHLGEYPGVKDNWMGIISSQGQSLLSLDISYSDVTDSGLVLLKDCSNVQDLTFNYCDHISDHGLEHLSGLSNLTSLSFKKSTAITAEGMRAFTNLVNLVNLDLERCLKIHGGLIHLKALTKLESINIRYCNCITDADMKPLSGLMNLKELQMSCCRVTDAGIAHLKGLSKLSHLNLEGCPVTAACLEVISGLLKLKVLNLGFNNITDTSLVHLKDLINLESLNLDSCKIGDEGLLNLKGLLQLKSLELSDTEVGSNGLRHLSGLHNLESINLSFTLVSDSGLRKLSGLTSLKSLNLDARQITDAGLSALTSLTGLTHLDLFGARITDFGTNCFRCFKNLQSLELCGGSITDAGVKNIKDLTSLTLLNLSQNCNLTDKTLELISGLTALVSLNVSNSRITNAGLQHLKPLKNLRSLSLESCKVTATEIKKLQLAALPNLISVRPE from the exons ATGGGGGGAGCTTGTTCAAGGAAAAGGGACCTGGTTGACGAAAGTGATACGCGGACAACGTCTGGGCGGTACTCTAAAAGTGGCAGTTCAAGATGGTTATTGTTCTCGTTGTCTCGCAGTGGTGCAGATGTTGCTCGTAGAGGGCAGGGGAAGTGTCCATCCCTTATGGAACTATGCGTTGCAAAAGTTCGTGAG GATATCAATAAGTATAGCAGCTTTTCCATGCTGCCCAGAGATATAAGCCAGCAGATATTTGATGAATTGGTGGAATCTCGCTGCCTGACTGATGTGTCTCTCAAAGCCTTTCATGATTGTGCTCTTCAG GATATCCATTTGGGAGAGTACCCAGGAGTGAAGGACAATTGGATGGGCATAATTTCTTCCCAAGGGCAATCCTTGCTCTCCCTTGATATTTCTTATTCTGATGTAACGGATTCCGGGCTGGTCCTTCTCAAAGATTGCTCCAATGTACAAGACTTGACATTTAATTACTGTGACCATATTTCAGATCACGGTCTTGAGCACTTGTCTG GTCTTTCAAACTTGACATCCTTGAGTTTTAAGAAGAGCACTGCTATCACTGCGGAAGGAATGAGGGCTTTTACCAATTTAGTTAACTTGGTAAATTTGGATCTTGAGAGATGCTTAAAGATTCATGGTGGTCTGATTCATTTGAAAG CTTTAACTAAACTCGagtctattaatatcagatactGCAATTGTATAACAGATGCAGATATGAAGCCTCTTTCAG GTCTTATGAACTTAAAGGAATTGCAAATGTCGTGCTGTAGAGTTACAGATGCTGGCATTGCTCATTTGAAAG GTTTATCTAAACTTTCTCACTTGAACCTGGAGGGATGTCCGGTGACTGCTGCTTGCTTGGAGGTTATTTCAG GGCTTTTGAAGTTGAAAGTCTTGAACTTGGGATTCAACAACATCACAGACACATCTCTGGTGCATCTAAAAG atttgatcaatttggagagCTTGAACTTGGATTCTTGTAAGATTGGTGATGAAGGTTTGTTAAACTTAAAAG GCCTTTTGCAATTGAAAAGCTTGGAGCTGTCGGACACAGAAGTTGGAAGCAATGGGCTTCGTCATCTCTCTG GTTTGCACAACTTGGAGAGTATCAATCTGTCCTTTACTTTGGTCAGTGATAGTGGTTTGAGGAAGCTGTCTGGTTTGACATCCCTTAAATCACTTAATCTGGATGCTCGCCAAATCACAGATGCAGGCTTATCAGCTCTTACAA GTCTTACTGGATTAACTCATCTGGATCTTTTTGGAGCTCGTATCACAGACTTTGGAACAAACTGCTTCCGAT GTTTCAAGAACCTGCAGTCCCTCGAGTTATGTGGTGGTTCAATTACTGATGCTGGTGTGAAGAACATCAAAGACCTTACATCATTGACTCTCTTAAACCTGTCTCAAAATTGCAACCTCACAGATAAGACTCTGGAATTGATTTCTG GACTGACTGCATTGGTTTCTCTGAACGTGTCCAATTCACGCATCACCAATGCTGGATTGCAGCATCTGAAACCCTTGAAGAATCTGAGATCTCTTTCCCTGGAGTCCTGCAAAGTGACCGCTACTGAGATAAAAAAGCTTCAATTGGCTGCCCTTCCTAATCTGATTAGCGTTCGCCCCGAGTAA